One genomic segment of Crassostrea angulata isolate pt1a10 unplaced genomic scaffold, ASM2561291v2 HiC_scaffold_77, whole genome shotgun sequence includes these proteins:
- the LOC128169012 gene encoding uncharacterized protein LOC128169012: MANSYLSSSIPLNSPYITFPDLLKRRANETPNKAAYIFIDEEKKKTVLTFQDLYTKAVNFAKALVSFGFQKGDTIGLSGRNVPEWLIANFGIQMAGGCVLCLPFCYKSSDLVRLLNSLAPVKALIIDPGLDDDNLETAMKITNHAYSDGKTSSDDVPTLEHLILFNRSKKASIKCTVDDLCTKEFEVDLPRLDPEDLGLILLTSGSTGISKAIPHSHHVLVIMCWLFVGISESNNDSDIFYSDRAFFWGGGYPQFEMGCGATRVTLCNSLQFPSAFDATEAVCEIIMNEKATLAYMVPSMLEIILKRKMPLRINKIITGSSPVFSSLLECIGEMCDELQVVYGMTEIAAIASMTFNAENKTGLNGLLSLRPLPGVEMKVTDDERFLQPVGKRGNIYIRTVKIFNGYLNHKCQPSLEDYLLKSGWMFSEDGGYVTDENTIVVEGRFKDVIEVLGRKIFPYEIEDVIKCNPSVLDVIVIPVKEKESGDRLPGAAIIYKKGCEETKECMQNFIRKEFNITRESRMSEMMYVPQIIHIFQEFPLMNNGKPDRRGIKQLMQKSIDETKYECVF; this comes from the coding sequence ATGGCAAACAGTTACCTTTCCTCTTCGATTCCATTAAATTCGCCCTATATCACATTCCCCGACTTGCTGAAAAGAAGAGCAAATGAAACACCAAACAAAGctgcatatatatttattgacgaagagaagaaaaaaaccgTTTTGACGTTTCAAGACCTTTACACAAAGGCTGTTAATTTTGCAAAAGCTTTGGTAAGTTTTGGATTCCAAAAAGGGGATACCATTGGTCTAAGTGGAAGAAATGTTCCCGAATGGCTGATTGCAAATTTTGGCATACAAATGGCAGGAGGGTGTGTTCTATGTCTACCATTTTGCTACAAATCAAGTGATCTTGTTAGGCTACTCAATAGTCTTGCACCTGTTAAAGCTTTGATAATAGATCCGGGTTTGGACGATGATAACTTAGAAACCGCTATGAAAATCACTAATCATGCATATTCTGATGGCAAAACAAGTTCTGATGATGTACCTACCCTGGAACATTTGATTCTTTTCAATCGAAGCAAAAAAGCATCAATTAAATGCACGGTGGACGATTTATGCACCAAAGAGTTTGAAGTTGACTTACCCCGACTCGACCCGGAGGATTTAGGACTCATTCTTCTGACATCAGGCAGCACGGGCATTTCAAAGGCAATTCCACATTCCCACCATGTATTAGTTATCATGTGCTGGCTTTTCGTGGGGATATCTGAATCAAATAACGATTCTGACATTTTCTATAGTGATAGGGCTTTCTTTTGGGGAGGCGGCTATCCCCAGTTTGAGATGGGATGTGGTGCAACCCGGGTTACCCTTTGCAATTCTTTGCAGTTTCCTTCAGCATTCGATGCAACTGAAGCTGTATGTGAGATAATCATGAACGAGAAGGCAACGTTAGCATACATGGTTCCTTCGATGCTAGAAATCATCCTGAAAAGAAAAATGCCTTTAAGAATCAACAAAATTATTACAGGCAGTTCTCCTGTTTTCTCATCTCTTTTAGAATGCATTGGGGAAATGTGCGATGAACTTCAGGTTGTCTATGGTATGACTGAAATTGCTGCAATTGCTTCTATGACGTTCAAtgcagaaaataaaacaggcTTGAATGGTCTATTGAGTCTCAGGCCCTTACCTGGGGTTGAAATGAAGGTTACGGATGACGAAAGATTTTTGCAACCGGTTGGAAAGAGAGGCAACATCTACATAAGAacagtaaaaatatttaatgggTACCTTAACCATAAATGCCAACCTAGTTTGGAAgattatttgttaaaaagtgGTTGGATGTTTTCAGAAGATGGTGGTTATGTAACAGATGAGAATACCATCGTGGTTGAaggtagattcaaagatgttaTTGAAGTGTTAGGACGTAAGATATTTCCATATGAAATCGAAGACGTGATCAAATGTAATCCCAGTGTGCTCGACGTGATTGTAATTCCGGTTAAAGAGAAGGAGTCCGGAGATCGCCTTCCTGGTGCGGCAATTATCTACAAAAAAGGATGTGAAGAAACAAAGGAATGTATGCAGAACTTCATCAGAAAAGAGTTTAATATCACAAGGGAAAGCCGTATGTCAGAGATGATGTACGTTCCACAGATCATCCATATATTTCAGGAATTTCCCCTGATGAATAACGGAAAACCCGACAGACGTGGCATCAAGCAACTTATGCAAAAAAGCATTGATGAGACTAAATATGAATGCGTATTCTAG
- the LOC128169005 gene encoding uncharacterized protein LOC128169005 isoform X2 yields the protein MECAIGYYGADCEEPCLYPYYGENCNGECECLRQYCNMSVGCLYQRTSSVDLQPDQNGTTQSTRFSSGMDSNLTNSSPLNPTSSDIQILPNDFGYIVIYICTGGFSFVVIVIVINCLLYRHAVRRFYSVSITDGDRNLASSKFKQSKNKIFEGNATMTMFYNNDTDSYHVQIRTTNHQTPTDTVYLKAEETNRDREEKPVYESLQDEMKLTLRTLSRCPDEHEINDASNSPETESECDTNVKEVTVASDSPHNEHQHRDVTTQNVYLAIH from the exons ATGG AGTGTGCTATAGGTTACTATGGGGCTGACTGTGAAGAACCCTGTCTGTATCCGTATTATGGTGAAAACTGCAACGGAGAGTGTGAATGTTTACGACAGTACTGTAATATGTCAGTTGGATGTTTAT ATCAGAGAACATCATCTGTAGACTTGCAGCCCGATCAAAATGGAACGACCCAAAGTACTAGATTTTCATCAGGCATGGATTCAAATCTTACAAATTCATCTCCACTTAACCCGACAAGCTCCGATATACAAATACTTCCTAATGATTTCGGATACATTGTGATATATATCTGTACAGGAGGGTTTTCCtttgttgttattgttattgttatCAATTGTTTACTCTATAGACACGCTGTTCGGCGTTTCTATTCAGTCTCTATCACTGATGGCGATCGTAATTTAGCTAGTTCCAAATTTaaacaaagcaaaaataaaatatttgaaggCAATGCAACCATGACAATGTTCTATAACAACGACACAGATTCGTACCATGTTCAAATTCGAACCACAAACCATCAAACACCAACTGACACCGTATACCTCAAAGCTGAGGAAACAAATCGGGATCGAGAAGAAAAACCGGTATATGAATCACTTCAGGATGAAATGAAATTGACGCTACGTACTCTGTCACGCTGTCCTGATGAACATGAAATAAATGACGCATCAAATTCACCAGAAACTGAAAGTGAATGTGATACAAATGTCAAAGAAGTAACTGTTGCCAGTGATTCACCACACAATGAACACCAGCATCGCGATGTGACTACTCAAAATGTGTATTTAGCAATCCATTAG
- the LOC128169005 gene encoding uncharacterized protein LOC128169005 isoform X1 — protein MPFWRLLLAFQIYFGYTGFLETAAQGAGRLCDGKNGCCAGYTWNEALQTCKKCAIGYYGADCEEPCLYPYYGENCNGECECLRQYCNMSVGCLYQRTSSVDLQPDQNGTTQSTRFSSGMDSNLTNSSPLNPTSSDIQILPNDFGYIVIYICTGGFSFVVIVIVINCLLYRHAVRRFYSVSITDGDRNLASSKFKQSKNKIFEGNATMTMFYNNDTDSYHVQIRTTNHQTPTDTVYLKAEETNRDREEKPVYESLQDEMKLTLRTLSRCPDEHEINDASNSPETESECDTNVKEVTVASDSPHNEHQHRDVTTQNVYLAIH, from the exons atgccATTTTGGAGGCTCCTACTAGcgtttcaaatatattttggatATACAGGGTTTTTAGAGACTGCTGCTCAAGGAGCTGGCAGACTATGTGATGG gAAAAACGGATGTTGTGCTGGATATACTTGGAACGAAGCACTTCAAACGTGTAAAA AGTGTGCTATAGGTTACTATGGGGCTGACTGTGAAGAACCCTGTCTGTATCCGTATTATGGTGAAAACTGCAACGGAGAGTGTGAATGTTTACGACAGTACTGTAATATGTCAGTTGGATGTTTAT ATCAGAGAACATCATCTGTAGACTTGCAGCCCGATCAAAATGGAACGACCCAAAGTACTAGATTTTCATCAGGCATGGATTCAAATCTTACAAATTCATCTCCACTTAACCCGACAAGCTCCGATATACAAATACTTCCTAATGATTTCGGATACATTGTGATATATATCTGTACAGGAGGGTTTTCCtttgttgttattgttattgttatCAATTGTTTACTCTATAGACACGCTGTTCGGCGTTTCTATTCAGTCTCTATCACTGATGGCGATCGTAATTTAGCTAGTTCCAAATTTaaacaaagcaaaaataaaatatttgaaggCAATGCAACCATGACAATGTTCTATAACAACGACACAGATTCGTACCATGTTCAAATTCGAACCACAAACCATCAAACACCAACTGACACCGTATACCTCAAAGCTGAGGAAACAAATCGGGATCGAGAAGAAAAACCGGTATATGAATCACTTCAGGATGAAATGAAATTGACGCTACGTACTCTGTCACGCTGTCCTGATGAACATGAAATAAATGACGCATCAAATTCACCAGAAACTGAAAGTGAATGTGATACAAATGTCAAAGAAGTAACTGTTGCCAGTGATTCACCACACAATGAACACCAGCATCGCGATGTGACTACTCAAAATGTGTATTTAGCAATCCATTAG